The Bacillus carboniphilus genome contains a region encoding:
- a CDS encoding ETX/MTX2 family pore-forming toxin has translation MKKRKIVISCLILMALCSCNNQEQQSNQNNILSPKKLSSDYNLLKTDNNSTSTYVDLDNEIITAASLSLSQSSPWNKIGLELDVNGLDSSSLTVSNVLVTEIDEPTIGDGETIYIGNATLENSTNTSQTMNSQSFTKSITESLATSITNGIKTSTSISASFEPAEILKFSSSITTEISFSETSTNKESTSVSYTAPEQSITIPANTTAKVSVYLKTIKANGRLMLEADFSGKVTYDKKGTELKIKNIYEMFENSLNYGYSFPNSLSLDNEKETVHFEGTGEYQATYGTEYLVKVEFTNDNNSNLLKSTKFIEVPVE, from the coding sequence ATGAAAAAAAGAAAAATAGTCATCTCATGTTTAATCTTAATGGCTTTATGCAGTTGCAATAACCAAGAACAGCAAAGTAATCAAAACAATATACTATCTCCTAAAAAATTAAGTTCGGACTATAACTTACTGAAGACCGATAATAATTCAACTTCAACCTATGTTGACCTAGATAACGAAATTATTACTGCGGCCAGCCTTTCATTATCACAAAGTTCACCATGGAATAAAATAGGGTTAGAATTAGATGTAAATGGGCTTGATTCCAGCTCATTAACTGTATCAAATGTTTTGGTAACAGAAATTGACGAACCTACTATTGGTGATGGTGAAACAATCTATATAGGGAACGCAACCTTAGAAAACTCAACAAATACAAGCCAAACGATGAACAGTCAATCCTTTACTAAGTCCATCACTGAAAGTTTAGCGACTTCTATCACGAATGGTATAAAGACATCTACTTCTATCAGTGCATCTTTTGAACCTGCGGAGATTCTTAAATTTAGTTCATCCATTACAACAGAAATTTCCTTCAGTGAAACATCAACGAATAAAGAATCTACATCTGTATCTTATACTGCACCTGAACAATCGATTACAATACCTGCCAATACAACAGCTAAAGTAAGTGTTTATTTAAAAACAATTAAAGCCAATGGTCGATTAATGTTAGAGGCTGACTTTTCAGGTAAAGTGACTTATGACAAGAAAGGAACAGAACTTAAAATAAAAAATATCTATGAAATGTTTGAAAATAGCCTTAACTATGGCTATTCCTTCCCGAATAGTTTAAGTTTAGACAATGAAAAAGAGACCGTTCATTTTGAAGGGACTGGCGAATATCAGGCAACATATGGAACTGAATATTTAGTAAAGGTAGAATTTACTAACGATAATAACTCAAACTTATTAAAATCAACTAAATTTATAGAAGTACCTGTAGAATAG
- a CDS encoding cation diffusion facilitator family transporter has protein sequence MAHSHDHQHHSHHNANKRALFLSFILISTYMVIEVIGGLLTNSLALLSDAGHMLSDAGALGLSLVALKMGERKNSSTKTYGYKRFEIIAAFINGLTLILIAVYISFEAIQRFITPQEVSGKMLFIASIGLIVNIAAAFILMRGDNDNLNIKSAFLHVLSDLLGSVGAIIAGLFIIFFGWYTADPIASIIVSVLVLISGVRVTKDSFHILMEGKPKQYNDQEVKQQLRIIDGVIDIHDLHIWSISSSFPVLTCHLVINQEKDSSQILKEATALIKEQFHIDHVTIQIEREHEIPHTKNSTCRENEK, from the coding sequence ATGGCACACTCTCACGATCATCAACATCATTCACACCATAATGCAAATAAACGCGCACTGTTTCTAAGCTTCATCCTTATATCCACCTATATGGTAATCGAAGTCATTGGTGGTTTGTTAACCAATAGTTTAGCCCTTTTATCGGATGCGGGACATATGTTAAGTGATGCCGGTGCATTAGGTTTAAGTCTAGTGGCATTAAAGATGGGTGAAAGAAAGAATTCATCCACAAAGACATATGGATACAAACGTTTTGAGATTATTGCCGCTTTTATTAACGGATTAACTTTAATTTTAATTGCTGTTTATATTTCATTTGAAGCCATTCAGCGCTTTATTACACCACAAGAGGTTAGTGGAAAAATGCTGTTCATCGCATCAATCGGGTTAATCGTCAATATTGCAGCCGCCTTCATTTTAATGAGAGGAGACAATGATAACTTAAATATTAAAAGTGCCTTTTTACATGTTTTAAGTGATTTATTAGGGTCCGTAGGTGCCATTATCGCAGGACTGTTCATTATCTTCTTTGGCTGGTATACGGCTGATCCCATCGCAAGTATTATCGTTTCTGTTCTCGTTCTTATTAGCGGTGTCCGTGTAACAAAAGATTCTTTCCATATCTTGATGGAGGGAAAACCGAAGCAATATAACGATCAAGAAGTGAAGCAACAGTTAAGAATAATAGATGGCGTTATCGATATTCATGACTTGCACATATGGTCGATTTCATCATCATTTCCAGTTTTAACTTGTCACCTTGTCATTAATCAAGAAAAAGATTCTTCCCAAATATTAAAAGAAGCAACAGCCTTGATTAAGGAACAGTTTCACATTGACCATGTGACCATTCAAATTGAAAGAGAACATGAAATACCGCATACAAAGAACAGCACATGTAGAGAGAACGAGAAATAG